In Malus sylvestris chromosome 15, drMalSylv7.2, whole genome shotgun sequence, a single genomic region encodes these proteins:
- the LOC126604901 gene encoding probable protein phosphatase 2C 46: MLSRLMNILRACWLPSLDRYGHAGSDAAGRQEGLLWYKDTGQHMNGEFSMAVVQANNLLEDQSQVESGPLSSLESGPHGTFFGIYDGHGGPETSRYINDHLFQHLKRFTSEQQSMSVDVMRKAYQATEEGFLSVVTKQWPMKPQIAAVGSCCLAGVICSGTLYIANVGDSRAVLGRVMKATGEVRAIQLSSEHNVAIESVRQEMHSLHPDDSRIVVLKHNVWRVKGLIQVSRSIGDVYLKKAEFNRAPLYTKFRLREPFKRPILSSEPSISVHELQPHDQFLILASDGLWEHLTNQEAVDIVQNHPRSGSARRLVKTALQEAAKKREMRYSDLKKIERGVRRHFHDDITVIVLFLDSNLVRRASSTRGPTLSVRGTGVHIPSKTLAPCSTPMDT, encoded by the exons ATGTTATCAAGGTTGATGAACATTCTGAGGGCCTGCTGGCTGCCTTCCTTGGACCGGTATGGACACGCAGGTTCGGATGCAGCTGGCAGACAAGAAGGGCTACTTTGGTACAAAGACACTGGGCAGCACATGAATGGTGAATTTTCAATGGCTGTTGTGCAGGCCAACAATTTGCTTGAGGATCAAAGCCAGGTTGAGTCTGGTCCCTTGAGCTCGCTCGAGTCTGGCCCGCATGGCACCTTTTTCGGAATATATGACGGTCATGGTGGTCCTGAGACCTCCCGTTACATCAATGATCACCTATTCCAGCATCTAAAAC GGTTCACTTCAGAGCAACAGTCCATGTCAGTAGACGTGATGCGTAAAGCATATCAAGCAACAGAAGAGGGATTCCTCTCTGTTGTTACCAAACAATGGCCTATGAAACCCCAAATTGCAGCTGTTGGTTCTTGTTGCCTTGCTGGTGTTATTTGCAGTGGCACCCTTTACATTGCCAACGTTGGTGACTCCCGTGCTGTGCTGGGGAGAGTTATGAAGGCTACAGGGGAGGTTCGTGCCATCCAGTTGTCATCAGAGCACAATGTGGCCATAGAATCTGTCCGACAGGAAATGCATTCTTTGCACCCTGATGACTCACGTATTGTAGTTTTAAAGCATAACGTATGGCGTGTGAAGGGCTTGATACAG GTTTCTAGATCCATTGGTGATGTGTATCTTAAAAAGGCTGAATTTAACAGGGCGCCTTTGTATACCAAGTTTCGGTTGCGAGAACCTTTTAAAAGGCCAATTTTAAGCTCTGAACCATCGATCTCTGTGCATGAACTTCAACCACATGATCAGTTTCTCATACTTGCTTCCGATGGGCTGTGGGAGCACCTTACCAACCAGGAGGCGGTTGatattgttcaaaatcaccCACGCAGC GGAAGTGCTCGGAGGCTTGTGAAAACTGCCTTGCAGGAAGCAGctaagaaaagagaaatgagaTACTCAGACTTGAAGAAAATAGAGCGTGGTGTCCGCCGGCATTTCCACGACGACATAACGGTCATAGTCTTATTCCTTGACTCGAACCTTGTGAGGCGAGCCAGCTCAACGAGAGGCCCTACTTTGTCCGTGAGAGGAACCGGTGTTCATATACCATCAAAAACTCTTGCCCCATGTTCCACGCCCATGGATACCTGA